A single window of Dysgonomonadaceae bacterium PH5-43 DNA harbors:
- a CDS encoding polyribonucleotide nucleotidyltransferase (product_source=KO:K00962; cath_funfam=2.40.50.140,3.30.1370.10,3.30.230.70; cog=COG1185; ko=KO:K00962; pfam=PF00013,PF00575,PF01138,PF03725,PF03726; smart=SM00316,SM00322; superfamily=50249,54211,54814,55666; tigrfam=TIGR03591), whose protein sequence is MINPIVKTITLSDGRAITLETGKLAKQADGSVVLRMNNTMMLATVCAAKDANPGVDFMPLSVDYKEKFSAFGRFPGGFMKREGRASDYEILTSRLIDRALRPLFPDDYHAEVFVNVTLFSTDGEDIPDALAGLAASAALAVSDIPFNGPISEVRVARINGEFVVNPTFAQLETADMDIMVAATLDNIMMVEGEMNEVSEDDLLNAIKFAHEAIIPHCQAQLELMEAVGTTTKREYCHETNDEDLRADVKAKLYDKVYEVAVAGLSKHERGDKFSEIKAEYKATFTEEELAEKAALIDKYYHDVEKEAMRRAILDEGKRLDGRKTTEIRPIWSEVDYIPGPHGSAVFTRGETQALATVTLGTKLDEKIVDDVLNNNKERFLLHYNFPPFSTGEARPQRGVGRREVGHGNLAHRALKPMIPTNYPYVIRIVSDILESNGSSSMATVCAGTLSLMDAGVNITRPVSGIAMGLISENKGTNYAVLSDILGDEDHLGDMDFKVTGTEKGITATQMDIKVDGLSYEILENALAQAKQGRQHILGKILETLSAPRTDLKDHAPRIEVVIIPKEFIGAVIGPGGKIIQGIQEETGATVTIEEVDGVGGRVEISSNNKKSIDAAIAKVKGITAVPEVGEVYKGKISSIMPYGAFVEFLPGKDGLLHISEIDWQRLDSVEQVGLKEGDEIEIKLIDVDPKTGKFKLSRKVLLEKPEGYIERPPRERQERSDRPERGDRNGDRGNREFRPRNNNGFNSRRED, encoded by the coding sequence TTGGCAAAACAAGCCGACGGTTCGGTTGTGTTAAGAATGAACAACACAATGATGTTAGCTACAGTTTGTGCAGCTAAAGATGCAAATCCAGGAGTGGACTTTATGCCACTATCTGTAGATTACAAAGAGAAATTTTCTGCTTTCGGACGCTTCCCTGGTGGTTTTATGAAAAGAGAAGGACGCGCTTCTGATTATGAAATACTAACTTCACGTCTTATAGACCGTGCTTTACGTCCTCTTTTCCCAGACGACTATCACGCTGAAGTTTTCGTTAATGTAACATTATTCTCTACTGATGGAGAAGATATTCCTGATGCTTTAGCAGGTTTGGCGGCTTCGGCAGCTTTGGCTGTTTCTGATATTCCTTTCAATGGACCAATCTCTGAGGTTAGAGTTGCTCGTATTAATGGCGAATTTGTAGTTAATCCTACTTTTGCTCAACTCGAAACTGCAGATATGGATATTATGGTTGCTGCTACATTAGATAATATAATGATGGTGGAAGGTGAGATGAATGAAGTTTCGGAAGATGATTTATTGAATGCAATAAAGTTTGCTCACGAAGCTATAATTCCTCACTGTCAAGCTCAATTAGAATTAATGGAAGCTGTAGGTACAACTACTAAGAGAGAATATTGCCACGAAACTAATGATGAAGATCTTCGTGCTGATGTAAAAGCTAAACTATACGACAAAGTATATGAAGTTGCTGTAGCAGGACTTAGCAAACACGAACGTGGAGATAAATTCTCTGAAATTAAAGCTGAATATAAAGCGACTTTCACTGAGGAAGAATTAGCTGAGAAAGCTGCACTGATAGATAAATATTATCACGATGTGGAAAAAGAAGCTATGCGTAGAGCTATTCTTGATGAAGGCAAACGTTTAGATGGACGTAAAACAACAGAAATCAGACCTATATGGTCGGAGGTTGATTATATACCCGGACCTCACGGTTCTGCAGTATTCACAAGAGGAGAAACTCAAGCTTTAGCAACTGTTACATTAGGTACAAAACTTGACGAGAAAATTGTTGATGACGTGCTTAATAATAATAAAGAACGTTTCTTATTGCACTATAACTTCCCTCCATTCTCAACAGGAGAGGCTCGTCCACAAAGAGGTGTTGGTCGTCGTGAAGTAGGTCACGGTAATTTAGCACACCGAGCTTTGAAACCTATGATTCCTACAAACTATCCTTATGTTATACGTATAGTTTCTGACATATTAGAATCTAATGGGTCTTCATCTATGGCTACTGTTTGTGCTGGTACGTTGTCGTTGATGGACGCAGGTGTTAATATCACAAGACCAGTATCGGGTATTGCTATGGGGCTTATCTCAGAAAATAAGGGAACAAACTATGCTGTTCTTTCAGATATTTTAGGAGATGAAGACCATTTAGGTGATATGGACTTCAAAGTAACAGGAACTGAAAAAGGTATCACTGCTACTCAGATGGATATTAAAGTAGACGGACTGTCTTATGAAATACTTGAAAACGCTTTAGCACAAGCAAAACAAGGTCGTCAGCATATACTTGGTAAAATACTAGAAACACTTTCAGCTCCTCGTACTGATTTGAAAGACCACGCTCCAAGAATTGAGGTTGTAATTATACCTAAAGAGTTTATTGGTGCTGTAATCGGGCCTGGAGGAAAAATCATTCAAGGTATTCAAGAAGAGACAGGGGCAACTGTTACTATCGAAGAAGTAGATGGTGTTGGAGGTAGAGTAGAAATCTCTTCTAATAATAAAAAGTCTATCGATGCGGCTATTGCCAAGGTAAAAGGAATTACCGCTGTGCCTGAAGTAGGAGAAGTGTACAAAGGAAAGATTAGTTCAATTATGCCTTATGGTGCTTTTGTTGAGTTCTTGCCAGGTAAAGATGGCTTACTTCATATTTCAGAAATAGATTGGCAACGCTTAGACAGTGTAGAGCAAGTTGGTCTTAAAGAAGGAGATGAAATAGAAATAAAACTTATTGATGTAGATCCTAAAACAGGTAAATTCAAACTTTCACGTAAGGTATTGCTTGAAAAACCTGAAGGATATATCGAAAGACCTCCAAGAGAAAGACAAGAAAGAAGTGATCGTCCAGAACGTGGAGACAGAAATGGCGACAGAGGTAATAGAGAGTTTCGTCCAAGAAACAATAATGGCTTCAATTCAAGAAGAGAAGACTAA
- a CDS encoding large subunit ribosomal protein L19 (product_source=KO:K02884; cath_funfam=3.40.50.1000; cog=COG0335; ko=KO:K02884; pfam=PF01245; superfamily=50104; tigrfam=TIGR01024) — MDLIKVAEQAFASTEEKNFPTFKSGDTITVAYRIKEGNKERIQQYRGVVIKIAGHGDAKRFTVRKMSENVGVERIFPLNSPFIESIILNKVGKVRRAKLYYIRALTGKKARIKEKRVK, encoded by the coding sequence ATGGACTTAATTAAAGTTGCAGAACAGGCGTTCGCAAGTACAGAGGAAAAAAACTTTCCTACATTTAAGAGTGGAGATACTATTACAGTAGCTTATCGTATTAAAGAAGGAAATAAAGAACGTATTCAGCAATATCGTGGTGTTGTTATTAAAATAGCAGGACACGGTGATGCTAAAAGATTTACAGTAAGAAAAATGTCAGAAAACGTAGGTGTAGAGCGTATATTCCCTCTAAACTCTCCGTTTATTGAAAGTATAATTCTTAATAAGGTTGGTAAAGTTCGTCGTGCTAAATTGTACTACATCAGAGCTCTAACTGGTAAGAAAGCAAGAATTAAAGAAAAAAGAGTGAAATAA
- a CDS encoding hypothetical protein (product_source=Hypo-rule applied; cath_funfam=2.60.120.260; cleavage_site_network=SignalP-noTM; pfam=PF11958,PF13402,PF17291; smart=SM01276; superfamily=158911,49785) codes for MNKLSYLLCFCVFLLTSCFSVANEIKLNVNNFYNDIHNNSAIATVVFTPGEYVVKMDITNPNDTATVEFAVESLYGDIDYVPVKKLVEVKGVTNISMDFKIEKESTYKIVLKFVEGTGLGAIPYVEVIEGNAKPLEATNSTELRLDYINDNVTGKEYEWIYGELHIPEYSEPIYSGYIMLGYKNAELSFSRYWDSSQFSFVLSDKTKRNTIDIPILKAKGDDVEYGEVSNEEQNKNLTFVTLQSNNPELLAKTDLNLCYLINRRPLPNNQILLSAWFKMKEDKDWTYLATFETNALRSSRDLFSRIYSHEKYKGMTLRRGEFSNIYYKVSDGDWAEINKAKPSILETNGRIDYTAGVTESTPQRFYLATGGFKPMPAVKEELTTNKTNTPPVINTDALSKSIDKAMEVIKPSSWGYYPDDKVAVISGKASDYQNGEGIEKSFDGDTRTIYHSRWSGTKFPVKLTYKFDGKEDIDYIIYYPRTDGSNGNIIEFDLFVKSQGDFAYSEVGSYNFEGSGLASRIDLPTTLKKPESIQFIVKSGIGDSGTNGFVSCAEMEFYKKTGKTIIPDVFTDITCSALKPSITEKDIDNLESESYRNLAKALCNKTYDAEYRVQEYKPYPDPDIYAKEVTRTSPYSLMDNPTGIYVDKNENIVVFVGNTNGQRIALRSLNLDKDYSCSDYSLQEGLNVFKAQDKGLLYIMYHTSEDNAKPVKIHIATGRVNGYYDVAKNPDADWKALLNATVTKYIDVLGKYTHLAFTVDDFKRYTPDVKELIQVWDSIAFMEQQFIGLEKYNKMNPNRMFCAVSNMGYFMFATSNRTGYSQGSLGEICNPQKLRTSAIWGPAHEIGHMNQTIGFKWVGMTEISNNVYSQFIQQQFGNESRLGTEKLNSDFDGVWFNRYEKGFTEMIAGGISQLRHTDVFCKLIPYWQLQLYNADVLGNKDFYADVHEQIRIRPIPKTDGDAVVQFMTICCDVAKLDLTDFFKKWGLLIAVDETLTDHSSIQNAVYSRRGFVMTQNQVDNLIKYAKKYTKPKHNIHYIHDTEKDKSVNIFKEDAKIKKGETKITNNKVEMIGWENVVVFEVYDKGKLVFVTPAHTFTLPEGVTKPEIKAVGAKS; via the coding sequence ATGAATAAATTATCCTATCTTCTTTGTTTCTGTGTCTTCTTGCTTACAAGTTGTTTTAGCGTAGCTAACGAAATTAAATTGAATGTTAATAATTTTTATAATGATATTCATAATAATAGCGCTATTGCTACAGTTGTATTTACTCCTGGAGAGTATGTCGTAAAAATGGATATTACAAATCCTAACGATACTGCAACGGTTGAATTTGCTGTGGAAAGTTTGTATGGAGATATTGATTATGTTCCAGTTAAAAAACTTGTAGAAGTAAAAGGGGTAACCAATATTTCTATGGATTTTAAGATAGAAAAAGAATCTACATATAAGATTGTTCTTAAGTTTGTAGAAGGAACAGGATTAGGTGCAATTCCTTATGTTGAGGTTATAGAAGGTAATGCAAAACCATTAGAAGCTACCAACTCAACAGAATTAAGATTAGATTACATTAATGATAATGTAACTGGCAAAGAATACGAATGGATTTATGGCGAATTGCATATTCCAGAATACTCAGAGCCTATTTATTCTGGGTATATTATGCTTGGCTATAAGAATGCAGAGTTAAGCTTTAGCAGATATTGGGATTCATCTCAATTTTCTTTTGTTTTATCTGATAAAACAAAGCGTAACACTATTGATATTCCTATACTTAAGGCTAAGGGAGATGATGTTGAATATGGGGAAGTAAGCAATGAAGAACAAAATAAAAACCTAACTTTTGTTACTCTACAATCTAATAATCCCGAATTGTTAGCTAAAACTGATCTTAACTTATGTTACCTTATTAATAGAAGACCATTGCCTAATAATCAAATTTTATTGTCGGCGTGGTTTAAAATGAAAGAAGATAAAGATTGGACATACTTGGCTACATTTGAAACTAACGCATTAAGAAGTTCAAGAGATTTGTTCTCAAGAATTTACAGTCACGAAAAGTATAAGGGAATGACTTTGAGAAGAGGGGAATTTTCTAATATATATTATAAGGTATCGGATGGAGATTGGGCGGAAATTAATAAAGCAAAACCTTCAATACTGGAAACTAATGGCAGAATAGATTACACTGCGGGAGTTACAGAGTCAACTCCTCAGAGGTTTTATTTAGCAACAGGAGGATTTAAACCAATGCCTGCGGTTAAAGAAGAATTAACAACAAATAAAACTAATACACCTCCGGTTATTAATACCGATGCTTTGAGTAAATCGATTGATAAAGCTATGGAAGTTATTAAGCCTTCAAGCTGGGGATATTACCCTGATGATAAAGTGGCGGTAATTTCTGGTAAAGCTTCAGACTATCAGAATGGGGAAGGAATAGAAAAAAGTTTTGATGGAGATACACGTACTATATACCATTCTCGTTGGTCGGGGACTAAATTCCCTGTTAAACTCACATATAAATTTGATGGCAAAGAAGATATTGATTACATAATTTATTATCCTCGTACTGATGGAAGTAATGGTAATATTATAGAGTTCGACCTCTTTGTTAAGTCGCAAGGCGATTTTGCTTATTCTGAAGTTGGTAGTTATAATTTTGAAGGAAGTGGTTTAGCCTCAAGAATTGATTTGCCTACAACATTGAAAAAACCAGAGTCGATACAGTTTATAGTTAAATCAGGGATAGGAGATTCAGGGACTAATGGTTTTGTTAGTTGTGCTGAAATGGAATTTTACAAGAAGACAGGCAAAACAATTATACCAGATGTGTTTACCGATATTACTTGTTCTGCTCTTAAACCAAGTATTACCGAGAAAGATATAGATAATTTGGAAAGTGAAAGTTACAGAAATTTAGCAAAAGCTCTTTGCAATAAAACTTATGATGCTGAATATAGAGTTCAAGAGTATAAACCTTATCCCGATCCTGATATTTATGCTAAAGAAGTAACAAGAACGAGTCCTTATAGCTTAATGGATAATCCTACAGGTATTTATGTAGATAAAAATGAAAACATTGTAGTGTTTGTTGGTAATACTAACGGACAAAGGATAGCACTGAGAAGTCTTAACCTCGATAAAGATTATTCGTGTTCCGACTACTCTCTACAAGAAGGATTGAATGTTTTTAAGGCTCAAGATAAAGGTCTTTTATATATAATGTATCATACTTCTGAAGACAATGCAAAACCAGTGAAAATACATATAGCTACAGGTAGGGTTAATGGTTATTACGATGTAGCTAAAAATCCTGATGCCGATTGGAAAGCATTGCTCAATGCAACAGTTACAAAATATATAGATGTTCTTGGTAAATACACTCATTTGGCTTTTACCGTAGATGATTTCAAAAGATACACTCCAGATGTTAAAGAATTGATACAAGTGTGGGATTCAATTGCTTTTATGGAGCAGCAGTTTATAGGATTGGAGAAATATAACAAAATGAATCCTAATAGAATGTTTTGTGCCGTGTCTAATATGGGGTATTTTATGTTTGCAACTTCAAACCGAACTGGCTATAGCCAAGGCTCTTTGGGAGAGATTTGTAATCCTCAAAAGTTGAGAACTTCTGCTATATGGGGACCTGCTCACGAGATTGGTCATATGAATCAGACTATAGGATTTAAATGGGTTGGAATGACTGAAATTTCTAATAATGTTTATTCGCAATTTATTCAGCAACAGTTTGGTAATGAATCTCGCTTAGGAACAGAAAAACTAAATTCCGACTTTGATGGAGTTTGGTTTAATCGTTACGAAAAAGGATTTACAGAAATGATAGCAGGAGGAATATCTCAACTTCGCCACACTGATGTGTTTTGTAAACTTATACCTTATTGGCAACTGCAACTTTACAATGCCGATGTTTTAGGAAATAAAGATTTCTATGCAGATGTGCACGAACAAATACGTATTCGTCCGATACCAAAAACTGACGGAGATGCAGTTGTTCAGTTTATGACTATTTGTTGCGATGTGGCAAAGCTCGACCTTACCGACTTCTTTAAGAAATGGGGATTATTAATCGCGGTTGACGAAACTCTTACCGACCATAGTTCTATACAAAATGCAGTTTATTCGCGTAGAGGCTTTGTGATGACACAAAACCAAGTTGATAATCTTATTAAGTATGCAAAGAAATACACAAAACCAAAGCATAATATTCATTATATTCACGATACAGAAAAGGATAAGAGCGTGAATATATTTAAGGAAGATGCAAAAATAAAGAAAGGTGAAACTAAGATTACCAACAATAAAGTGGAAATGATTGGTTGGGAAAATGTTGTAGTTTTTGAAGTCTATGATAAAGGCAAGTTAGTGTTTGTAACTCCTGCTCATACGTTTACGCTACCGGAAGGAGTAACTAAACCAGAGATAAAGGCAGTAGGAGCGAAGTCGTAA
- a CDS encoding putative membrane protein YhdT (product_source=COG3924; cath_funfam=1.20.5.100,2.20.28.20; cog=COG3924; superfamily=57889; transmembrane_helix_parts=Inside_1_20,TMhelix_21_40,Outside_41_44,TMhelix_45_67,Inside_68_109): MIQLAILQVTAEAGFAEGSTILFLLALVFFIFLNGIIAQWKGYPFWIGSVSGIVLFLGTILFLIMPFNKKTRTKCPYCIEHIAKDAKKCKHCGEWLGKDGLEDNARSKP; the protein is encoded by the coding sequence ATGATACAATTAGCAATATTACAAGTAACAGCAGAAGCTGGGTTTGCAGAAGGAAGCACCATTTTATTTTTGCTTGCCTTGGTATTTTTTATTTTTCTTAATGGAATAATTGCACAATGGAAAGGTTATCCTTTTTGGATCGGAAGTGTTTCAGGGATTGTTCTGTTTTTGGGAACGATTCTGTTTCTAATTATGCCTTTCAATAAAAAAACAAGAACGAAATGCCCTTATTGTATTGAGCATATAGCTAAAGACGCTAAGAAATGTAAACACTGCGGAGAATGGTTAGGTAAAGATGGCTTAGAGGACAATGCAAGATCGAAGCCTTAA
- a CDS encoding hypothetical protein (product_source=Hypo-rule applied; cleavage_site_network=SignalP-noTM; pfam=PF17170; superfamily=63825), producing MKVNIPQISLMLLLFFTFSCSHTSENYKKVQQELDLVTDSTITINISKSTIKECSISELIDSVRYVALENSDEALLGLIRDIKVTKELIYVFDLNEQLKCFDRQGNFIRDVCEKGGGPEEVGRLVDFDVDEDYVYVLDYTKNAIQIFDHNGNYVKKERLPFRAHKFKCLPDKSYLFQLAPFAINNDKNPYVVAYTNQQIEPITYFLEYIEGVSIGVDFENQRNSTFIYHSYGNGIYEKRDSSFFMKYYLDFDGKYFNSDKRMDGLNEAVDQGLYFTANAPFHNEKYLLQDFYAGLGRKAVLFIDLRNNKSVFIKNIIQDRDDLIDFSFGYTKGYDVENEEFFSICNYLDLSQIISDNKEDDIKRIREQMPPEVQPLLLQEDGEMNVNEILLFYKLKENIDFDKLSK from the coding sequence ATGAAAGTAAACATTCCTCAAATATCATTGATGTTGTTATTGTTTTTTACTTTTAGTTGTTCTCATACATCTGAAAATTACAAAAAAGTACAACAAGAATTAGATTTAGTAACAGATAGTACTATCACTATAAACATCTCAAAGAGTACAATTAAAGAGTGTTCAATTAGTGAACTAATCGACTCTGTTAGGTATGTTGCGTTGGAAAATTCTGACGAAGCTTTACTTGGGCTTATTCGGGACATTAAGGTAACAAAAGAACTTATTTATGTTTTTGATTTGAATGAACAATTAAAATGCTTTGATCGTCAAGGGAATTTCATTAGAGATGTTTGTGAAAAAGGAGGAGGTCCTGAAGAAGTTGGTCGTTTAGTCGATTTTGATGTAGATGAAGACTATGTATATGTGCTTGATTATACAAAAAATGCAATTCAGATATTTGATCATAATGGGAACTACGTAAAAAAAGAACGATTACCATTTAGAGCTCATAAATTCAAGTGTCTACCCGACAAAAGTTATCTTTTCCAGTTGGCTCCATTCGCAATAAATAATGATAAAAATCCGTATGTAGTTGCATACACAAATCAACAGATAGAGCCAATCACATATTTTTTAGAATATATTGAAGGTGTTTCTATTGGTGTTGATTTTGAGAATCAAAGAAATTCAACTTTTATATATCATTCGTACGGGAATGGAATTTATGAGAAAAGAGATAGTTCCTTTTTTATGAAATATTATTTGGACTTCGACGGAAAGTATTTTAACTCAGATAAGCGAATGGACGGTCTTAACGAAGCAGTTGATCAAGGATTGTATTTTACTGCGAATGCTCCATTTCATAATGAAAAGTATTTATTACAAGATTTTTATGCTGGTTTAGGAAGAAAAGCTGTATTGTTTATTGACTTAAGAAACAATAAATCAGTTTTTATAAAAAATATAATTCAGGATAGAGATGATTTAATTGATTTTTCTTTTGGTTATACCAAGGGATACGATGTTGAAAATGAAGAATTTTTTAGCATTTGCAACTATTTAGATTTATCACAGATTATCTCGGATAATAAAGAAGATGATATTAAAAGAATAAGAGAACAAATGCCTCCTGAGGTTCAACCTTTGTTATTACAGGAAGATGGAGAAATGAATGTAAATGAAATACTGTTATTCTACAAATTGAAAGAAAATATTGATTTTGACAAACTATCAAAATAG
- a CDS encoding O-acetylhomoserine (thiol)-lyase (product_source=KO:K01740; cath_funfam=3.40.640.10,3.90.1150.10; cog=COG2873; ko=KO:K01740; pfam=PF01053; superfamily=53383; tigrfam=TIGR01326) produces MYKKETICVQGGWSPKKGEPRVLPIYQSTTFKYETSEQMAKLFDLEESGYFYTRLQNPTNDAVAAKICNLEGGVGAMLTSSGQAASFYALFNICSSGDHFVSASTIYGGTFNLFAVTMARLGIEVTFVDQDASEEEIAKAFRPNTKALFGETVANPGLKVLDIEKFARIAHSQGVPLIVDNTFATPINCNPIKWGADIVIHSTTKYMDGHATSVGGVVVDSGNFDWNANADKFPGLTTPDDSYHGLIYTEAFGKAAYIYKSVVQLMRDLGSIQAPMNAFLTNIGLETLHLRMERHCYNAQKIAEFLESNEKIAWVNYCGLKNDKYYDLGQKYLPNGSCGVIAFGLKGGREASIDFIDSLKLIAIVTHVADARTCVLHPASHTHRQLSDEQLIAAGVAPDLIRLSVGIENVDDLIEDIKQALK; encoded by the coding sequence ATGTATAAAAAAGAGACAATATGCGTACAAGGGGGTTGGTCGCCAAAGAAAGGCGAGCCAAGAGTTTTGCCTATTTACCAAAGTACTACATTTAAATACGAAACAAGCGAACAAATGGCTAAATTGTTCGACTTAGAAGAGTCGGGATATTTCTACACTCGCCTACAAAACCCAACCAACGATGCTGTAGCTGCTAAGATTTGCAACTTAGAGGGCGGTGTTGGTGCAATGCTTACCTCTTCAGGACAAGCGGCATCTTTCTACGCTCTGTTTAATATATGTTCTTCGGGCGATCACTTTGTTAGTGCATCTACTATATACGGAGGCACATTCAACTTATTTGCTGTAACAATGGCTCGCTTAGGCATTGAAGTTACTTTTGTTGATCAAGACGCAAGCGAAGAAGAAATAGCTAAAGCTTTTCGTCCTAACACAAAAGCTTTGTTCGGAGAAACAGTTGCCAATCCGGGTCTTAAAGTTTTAGATATAGAAAAGTTTGCTCGCATAGCTCACTCGCAAGGTGTGCCTCTTATTGTCGACAACACTTTTGCTACACCTATTAACTGTAATCCGATAAAGTGGGGAGCCGATATTGTTATTCACTCTACAACTAAATATATGGACGGACACGCTACAAGCGTAGGCGGCGTTGTTGTTGACAGTGGTAACTTCGACTGGAATGCAAACGCCGATAAGTTTCCTGGACTTACAACTCCCGACGATTCTTATCACGGATTGATATATACAGAAGCTTTTGGCAAAGCGGCATATATCTACAAGTCTGTTGTTCAGTTAATGAGAGACTTAGGTTCTATTCAAGCTCCTATGAATGCATTTCTTACTAACATCGGTTTAGAAACTCTTCACCTTCGTATGGAGCGTCATTGCTACAATGCTCAGAAAATAGCTGAGTTTTTAGAAAGCAACGAGAAAATAGCGTGGGTTAACTATTGCGGCTTGAAGAATGACAAATACTATGACTTAGGACAAAAATACCTTCCTAACGGTTCTTGTGGCGTTATTGCTTTCGGACTTAAAGGAGGCAGAGAGGCATCTATCGACTTTATTGACAGCTTAAAACTTATTGCTATTGTAACTCACGTTGCCGATGCTCGCACTTGTGTGCTTCACCCTGCAAGTCATACTCACCGCCAACTAAGCGACGAACAACTTATTGCAGCAGGTGTAGCTCCCGACTTAATCCGCTTGTCGGTAGGTATAGAAAATGTAGACGATCTGATTGAAGATATAAAACAAGCTTTGAAGTAA
- a CDS encoding N-succinyl-L-ornithine transcarbamylase (product_source=KO:K13043; cath_funfam=3.40.50.1370; cog=COG0078; ko=KO:K13043; pfam=PF00185,PF02729; superfamily=53671), whose protein sequence is MKTFTNVNDLGDIKVALKEALEIKKNRFGYKSLGTNKTLLMVFFNSSLRTRLSTQKAAMNLGMNTMVLDVNQGAWKLETERGVIMDGDKPEHMLEAIPVMGCYCDIIGVRSFARFENKDEDYSENILQMFIKHSGKPVFSMEGATTHPLQGFADLITIEEHKTKARPKVVLTWAPHPKALPQAVPNSFADFMNEADVDFVITHPKGYELDPKFVRGAKIEYNQEKAFEGADFIYAKNWSAFADENYGKILSTDRAWTVDTAKMNLTNNAKFMHCLPVRRNMIVTDDVIESPQSIVIQEAANREISCQVVLKRMLESL, encoded by the coding sequence ATGAAAACATTCACCAATGTAAACGATTTAGGCGATATAAAGGTTGCGCTTAAGGAAGCTTTAGAGATAAAAAAGAATAGATTTGGTTATAAATCTTTAGGAACCAACAAAACTCTTTTGATGGTTTTCTTCAATTCGAGTCTTCGCACAAGACTTAGTACTCAAAAGGCAGCTATGAATCTTGGTATGAATACTATGGTTTTAGATGTTAATCAGGGTGCGTGGAAGTTAGAGACCGAAAGAGGTGTTATTATGGACGGCGACAAACCCGAACATATGCTTGAAGCTATTCCTGTGATGGGCTGTTACTGCGACATTATAGGAGTTCGTTCTTTTGCCCGTTTTGAAAATAAAGATGAAGATTATAGCGAAAATATTTTACAGATGTTTATCAAACATTCGGGTAAGCCTGTTTTTAGTATGGAAGGGGCTACAACCCACCCTCTTCAAGGTTTTGCCGACTTAATTACAATAGAAGAACATAAAACAAAGGCTCGTCCTAAGGTTGTTCTCACTTGGGCTCCTCACCCTAAAGCTTTACCTCAGGCAGTTCCTAATTCGTTTGCCGACTTTATGAACGAAGCCGATGTTGATTTTGTAATAACTCACCCAAAGGGATACGAACTCGATCCTAAGTTTGTTAGAGGTGCTAAAATAGAATACAATCAAGAGAAAGCTTTCGAAGGGGCAGACTTTATATACGCTAAGAATTGGTCGGCTTTTGCTGATGAAAACTACGGAAAAATACTTAGTACCGATAGAGCTTGGACTGTAGATACTGCAAAAATGAATCTTACCAACAATGCTAAGTTTATGCACTGCTTGCCTGTAAGACGCAATATGATAGTTACCGACGATGTAATTGAAAGTCCTCAGTCTATAGTTATTCAAGAAGCGGCAAACAGAGAAATTTCTTGCCAAGTGGTATTAAAAAGAATGCTTGAGAGTTTATAA